The proteins below are encoded in one region of Nitrospirota bacterium:
- a CDS encoding thiamine pyrophosphate-dependent enzyme, whose product MSLDYVKFSGGFEKFMPKEYRDMVEHGPFGKKISVSQMGSFKEILEEHPMCAGCAMTLFIRLAIIAFPNPEDTITVGTAGCGRLAISQAAIPFVYGNYGDQNGVASGLSRGLRLRFGDKPKDVVVIAGDGGTADIGFQQVLHSWFRKERFTTIMLDNEVYGNTGGQESGMTNRGAVLKMAPLGKKFEKMDMLQMAKVAGCAYVATVVPNNPRRVESVIKKAVLIAREVGSTYIQAYTSCNIEYAIPTDKVMEDAKNVENDRYQFTEYVSEEAKQYLAERYGYKEFLPKPAAPAAAIPTKA is encoded by the coding sequence ATGAGTCTTGATTATGTAAAATTTTCCGGTGGCTTTGAGAAGTTCATGCCCAAAGAATATCGGGACATGGTCGAGCATGGCCCCTTTGGCAAGAAGATTTCTGTCTCCCAAATGGGGAGCTTCAAGGAAATTCTTGAAGAGCATCCGATGTGCGCCGGTTGCGCGATGACCCTGTTCATCCGGCTGGCGATCATTGCCTTCCCCAACCCGGAAGACACCATCACCGTCGGCACGGCAGGCTGCGGACGGTTGGCGATTTCGCAGGCGGCGATCCCTTTTGTGTACGGCAACTACGGCGACCAGAACGGTGTCGCGAGCGGACTGTCTCGTGGCTTGCGGCTGCGGTTCGGCGACAAGCCGAAAGATGTGGTGGTCATTGCGGGAGACGGTGGCACGGCCGACATCGGTTTCCAGCAGGTCCTCCATTCCTGGTTCCGCAAGGAGCGGTTCACCACGATCATGTTGGACAATGAAGTGTACGGCAACACCGGCGGCCAGGAGAGCGGGATGACCAACCGTGGCGCCGTATTGAAGATGGCCCCCTTGGGCAAGAAGTTCGAGAAGATGGACATGTTGCAGATGGCGAAGGTGGCCGGCTGTGCCTACGTGGCGACGGTCGTCCCGAACAATCCCCGCCGCGTCGAGAGCGTCATCAAGAAAGCCGTGTTGATCGCCCGCGAAGTGGGCTCCACCTACATTCAGGCTTACACCTCCTGTAACATTGAGTATGCGATTCCGACCGACAAGGTCATGGAAGACGCGAAGAACGTCGAGAACGACCGGTATCAGTTCACGGAATATGTGAGCGAAGAGGCCAAGCAGTATCTGGCCGAGCGGTATGGCTACAAGGAATTTCTTCCGAAGCCGGCTGCTCCTGCCGCCGCAATTCCAACCAAGGCTTAA
- a CDS encoding methylenetetrahydrofolate reductase C-terminal domain-containing protein produces the protein MPTRVMIPGEDDSAQQAGGVHKRPPIPDGSLKAECPKFMSHGPCGGVRKGGFCEVYPEMTCPWVTLYIQLEKIGQLEWMKQV, from the coding sequence ATGCCAACACGCGTAATGATCCCAGGGGAAGACGACAGCGCGCAGCAGGCCGGCGGAGTCCATAAGCGCCCCCCGATTCCCGACGGGTCGCTCAAGGCCGAGTGCCCGAAGTTCATGAGCCACGGCCCCTGTGGAGGCGTGCGCAAGGGGGGCTTCTGCGAGGTGTACCCAGAGATGACCTGCCCCTGGGTCACCCTCTACATTCAATTGGAAAAAATCGGCCAGCTGGAATGGATGAAACAAGTCTAG
- the queF gene encoding preQ(1) synthase, with amino-acid sequence MKRKTVKRKSTTTKLGYDERHAKSGITAPLPDIETFPNQYKGYEITIEIPEYTAICPKTGLPDFGTITLHYKPGKKCLELKSLKMYLHAYRNLGIFYENAVNRILHDIVKACRPVQARVTGEFTARGGLSSKIEATYP; translated from the coding sequence GTGAAACGTAAAACAGTAAAAAGAAAATCCACGACGACCAAGCTTGGCTATGACGAGCGCCATGCCAAGAGCGGCATCACGGCCCCCCTGCCGGACATTGAGACCTTCCCGAACCAATACAAGGGCTACGAGATCACCATCGAGATTCCTGAGTATACCGCTATCTGCCCGAAAACGGGCCTCCCGGACTTCGGCACCATTACCCTGCATTACAAACCAGGCAAAAAATGCCTAGAGCTGAAGTCGCTGAAAATGTATCTCCATGCCTACAGAAATCTCGGCATCTTCTACGAAAACGCCGTCAACCGCATCCTGCACGATATCGTGAAGGCCTGTCGGCCGGTCCAGGCACGCGTCACAGGCGAATTTACGGCGCGCGGCGGGCTATCCAGTAAAATCGAAGCAACTTATCCCTAA